DNA from Merismopedia glauca CCAP 1448/3:
CAAATCCTTAGAACTGGTTTTATTCGTACCTCTCAAATCGGCTAACCAATTCCTCATCACCGTATCTCTGAGTCCCCAACTGCGGAAACGGCTATTTAACCTAGCAATACCGCCCATGCGATCTATAATCATGTTTGTGGCGGTGTTATCGCTGATTATAATCATCCTACTGGCAGTATCCAGAACGCTTAACTTGGCTCCGACGCGCTTATATTGCAGAGTTCCCGAACCACCAGTTACGTGCTTGCGGCGCATCACCAAGGTTTGGTTGAGTTTGACTCTACCAGAGTCTACATCTTGGAATAAGGCGATTAAAATTGGCATTTTGATCGTGCTAGCAGCCGGAAAAACTCTCGCACCACCGATATCGATATGCTCTCCCGTATCTACGTCTAAAAAGAACATTCCGACACTGAGGGAGCGATATTCTTTGACTACACTCAATAGTTCTCGTTTGAGCGCCCATATTTCCGATTTTAATGGCACTACTCCCGCAAATACGTTACCTTTTGGGGTGATGTTACCGCGATTTAACGGAATATTTGCCCCATTTTTACTGGCGCTAGTTGGTAATTGAATCGTCCACTGTCTGGGTGAATAACCCCTAACTTTGATTTTCTGAGGATCTAGAGTGTATCCTGGTGCTAAAGCAATTACTAGGCGGGTAGTTTTGTTATCTACTAATCCTACCCGTACTTCCTCTACTACCGAGTCAAAGCGACGGCGGATAGTTTCGGGATTTTGTAGTTTAATCCCTGGCAAATCGACAACTAGACGGGTAGGATTGAATATAAGGTTGACTACAGGTCTAA
Protein-coding regions in this window:
- a CDS encoding serine hydrolase; the protein is MTLKFPWLLTGLLTTFFVVLPSEAASLKTWNFNKNSNRLDLTTDNNVRPVVNLIFNPTRLVVDLPGIKLQNPETIRRRFDSVVEEVRVGLVDNKTTRLVIALAPGYTLDPQKIKVRGYSPRQWTIQLPTSASKNGANIPLNRGNITPKGNVFAGVVPLKSEIWALKRELLSVVKEYRSLSVGMFFLDVDTGEHIDIGGARVFPAASTIKMPILIALFQDVDSGRVKLNQTLVMRRKHVTGGSGTLQYKRVGAKLSVLDTASRMIIISDNTATNMIIDRMGGIARLNSRFRSWGLRDTVMRNWLADLRGTNKTSSKDLARVLTLVSKRRLISDGSRQKVLGILRRTKTRTLLPSGIGPGARIAHKTGDIGFLVGDAGLVEMPGGKRYVGVVFVRRPYDSPLARKFVKRVSRLVYNYLDKGRVIAFVEIEGDNSELRSLKDPDSKID